The Aquitalea magnusonii region CCAGCACGCAGCAATGGCGGCCTTCCGCTACGCCTCCGCTGCAAGCCTGAATCAAGAAATGGAAACAACACTATGTCCGAGACCGTAGCGCCCTTGCTGAGCCTGGCGCACATCTCCCTGAGCTTCAAGGGCGTCAAGGCGGTGACCGACATCGGTTTTGACGTGGCCGAAGGGGAGATCTGCGCGCTGATCGGCCCCAATGGCGCGGGCAAGAGCTCCTTGCTCAATGTCATCAACGGGGTGTACCAGCCGCAGCAAGGGGAAATCCGTTTTGCCGGCCGCGCCCGCCGCGCCATGCAGCCGCACGAGGCTGCGGTGGCAGGCATTGCCCGCACCTTCCAGAACATTGCCTTGTTCAAGGGCATGAGCGTGCTGGACAACATTCTCACCGGCCGCAACCTGGCCAGCCGCAGCAGTTGGCTGGAGCAGGCGCTGCGCCTGGGCCGTGCAGTGGCTGATGAAGAAGCCCAGCGCGCGGTGGCCGAGGAGGTGATTGCCTTCCTGCGCCTGCAAGCCTGGCGGCACACCCCGGTGGGCCAACTGCCTTATGGCCTGCAAAAGCGGGTGGAGCTGGGGCGGGCGCTGGCGGCCCGGCCACGCCTGCTGTTGCTGGATGAGCCCATGGCCGGGATGAACCGCGAGGAAAAGCGTGAGATGAGCCAGTTCATCCGCGAGGTCAACCAGGTGTTCGGCACCACCATCGTGCTGATCGAGCACGACATCGGCGTGGTGATGGAACTGTCCGACCACGTGGTGGTGCTGGACTACGGCCGCAAGATCGGCGATGGCGAGCCCGAAGCCGTGCGTGCGCTGCCAGAGGTGATTGCCGCTTATCTGGGCCAGCAGCGCCACTGAAACCTGTTTATCCGTATCCACCTTTTCGTATCCACAGTCTCCGCCGGTATTCCCGCGCGGGGCGGGGACCTGTTGCGCCGGTGTTCCGGCAAGGGGGCTGTCTGATGTCGTTTTTCATGGAAGTACTGCTCGGCGGCTTGCTGGCCGGGGTGATGTACTCGCTGGTGGCCATCGGCTTCGTGCTGATCTACAAGGCCAGCGGGGTGTTCAATTTTGCCCAGGGTTCGATGGTGCTGTTTGCCGCGCTCACCTTTGTCAGCCTGCTGGAGCGTGGCCTGCCGTTCTGGGTGGCTTTTGTGCTGAGCCTATTGTCCATGCTGCTGCTGGCGCTGTTGCTGGAGCGGCAGGTGCTGCGCCATCTGGTGAACCGGCCGCCCATCACCCTGTTCATGGCCACGCTGGGCCTGAGCTATGTGGTGGAAGGCGTGGCCCAGGCGCTGTGGGGCGCACAGGTTCACGGGCTGGACCTGGGCATCGAGGACACGCCGCTGGAGCTGGGCGGCCTGATGCTGTCGCGCTTCGACCTGTTTGCCGCCGGCAGCGCCGGGCTGT contains the following coding sequences:
- a CDS encoding ABC transporter ATP-binding protein, encoding MSETVAPLLSLAHISLSFKGVKAVTDIGFDVAEGEICALIGPNGAGKSSLLNVINGVYQPQQGEIRFAGRARRAMQPHEAAVAGIARTFQNIALFKGMSVLDNILTGRNLASRSSWLEQALRLGRAVADEEAQRAVAEEVIAFLRLQAWRHTPVGQLPYGLQKRVELGRALAARPRLLLLDEPMAGMNREEKREMSQFIREVNQVFGTTIVLIEHDIGVVMELSDHVVVLDYGRKIGDGEPEAVRALPEVIAAYLGQQRH
- a CDS encoding branched-chain amino acid ABC transporter permease encodes the protein MSFFMEVLLGGLLAGVMYSLVAIGFVLIYKASGVFNFAQGSMVLFAALTFVSLLERGLPFWVAFVLSLLSMLLLALLLERQVLRHLVNRPPITLFMATLGLSYVVEGVAQALWGAQVHGLDLGIEDTPLELGGLMLSRFDLFAAGSAGLLVLLLSLLFNKTRIGLSLRAVADDQLAALAVGIRLQRMWVLVWAVAGLVGLVAGLLWGARLGVQFSLSLIVLKALPVLIIGGFTSIGGAIVGGLIVGASEKLAEVYLGPLLSGGIENWFPYVLALLFLLLRPAGLFGERAIERV